The DNA window CGACATGCGCAGCCCGGGCGTTCATGAAAACCTGGGTCACCTGATTTGGTGTGCCTGCTGACCTATCTTCCGATCGTAGTCCACAGTTCACCTCTGAGAATCTTGCCGTCAAGCATCACCACACGACCGCTTATCAGCCCCAGGCCGACGGTCTGCACGAGCGTTTCCACCGCTCCGTGAAGGCGGAGCTGAGGGCCAGCCTTAAGGCCAAAGGCTGGTGAGACTGGCTGGGTGATGTGAGGGTTCAGGACAGCCCCAAAGGAAGATCTTCAGTCATCCTCTGCAGAGTTGCTTCATGGCCAGTTGCTCCGGGTGCCGGGGGTTTTCACACCGACCGTCACAGCCCCCCCGGACCATTTCTTGCTACACCTCCTTAAGCCTGCCCCGGGACCTAAAGTGGCCTGTGAAACTGGGTCTGCCCCCAGCCTTAAGCCTGCGACTGCCTCTTGCTGTGTCGCTCACTCCCCTCTCAGCCTAGTCTGAGCCACTGGTTTGACGAGTGCTCCTGTTCCAGACTATGGTCCTCGGAGCCGCTATGGCTGGGCGATCAGAGCCCCCAGCCAGTTTGCATTCTAGAGggacgcttgtgtgtgtgtgtgtgtgtgtgtgtgtgtgagagagtgtgtgtgtgtgtgtgtgtgtgtgtgtgagtgtgagtgtgagtgtgagtgtgagtgtgagtgtgtgtgtgtgtgagtgtgtgtgtgtgtgtttgtgtgtgagtgagcaccatctgtgccgccccacGTCTAAGATGAACTACCTAATTTTTTGAGCTAACacaattgttttaaaataaaaccgtGACACCTTTCTCACAAACCCCAATGTGGTTTATTTTTGCATGGTATGATTTGTTTAATGAGCACAAACATATTGCTTAATGACAATATGAATGACAATCCTGGGACTAGTCCACTAGATTCCACATATTGCTTATCCCATGTTATATCCCTTTGTAGGCTATGCTAGAGGACAAATCATTTAGCCTAGAAAACCTAAAACCTAAAAATCTAAAAACTATTTCCACTAGCCTACCACAGCAGAACGtacatttttagacatttttggaGAAGTGTTCTATAACTTTTACAAGTTTACTTTTTTGTTGATTTGAAAGGATATTCAAACTGTTGAGTTATGTTGAAAGTACACACCGTTAGCACACACGTCTTAGTGACATTTTTGCTTTCTATtgcaaacacaaacagtaaGTCTTCAAGTGCATGCAATTTTTTGCAAATACATCGTAACCAACAAATCTTATAAATCGCACAAGCTTTCTGCACAAATCGCGGCCTGTAGCCATATATTATAGAATATTATATTCATCTTTTTCCAAGTGGAGGCAGCAATGACTCACAAAGCTGGTTACTAACGGAGACTCATTTCGACATTCACACAAGTTCGACTCGAACAAAGCGGTTTTAGGAAATTAGATTTGTGCCTCCTAGTTGTTGTGGgtggctcttaaaagagcctttgCGTAAAGTATCACTGCGGTAGTTTACTTGGAGCTGGTGTACTTTGTCACGGCCTTGGTACCCTCAGACACTGCGTGTTTGGCCAACTCTCCAGGCAGGAGAAGGCGCACGGCAGTCTGGATCTCCCGTGAAGTGATGGTAGAACGCTTATTGTAGTGAGCCAAACGGGAAGACTCACCAGCAATACGCTCAAAAATATCGTTGACAAATGAATTCATGATCCCCATGGCTTTAGATGAAATGCCGGTATCAGGATGCACTTGCTTTAGGACCTTGTACACGTAGATAGCGTAGCTCTCCTTCCTGGTCTTTCTACGCTTCTTTCCTCCTTTCGCTGCGGTCTTGCTGACCGCTTTCTTCGATCCCTTCTTAGGCGCGGGCTTAGCAGGCTCAGGCATCTTTCCAGAGTGTAGACGAGTACTCCCGCGTCATCCGTGCGCCAGCTTTATAAAAGGTCAGTATGCAAATATTCTGCCTCTTCTTAGCTGCGACGTTACACCGATTCTTATTGGAAGCCGCAAGTATACTCTATTGGCTGATCTACGCGGGCAAAAAGCGTCCACCACAAAGAAGGGACTGAAACTTTGAAACAATGGGAATTCCCATCGAGAAAAACGTAACAAGATATATAATCTTCTCATGGCGATACAATTCTACAACTTCTGTCTCCTAACGACTTGTTACGTATATTAACGATTACGATATCCTTAAAAACTATACAACTGAGAGTTACTCCGTCGCTGGCGACCGAGCgctatgtatatacagtatataaaaaagtaagaatgctttaaaaaagatggaaatcattcacttcttctgttcatgcattttggaTTCTCAGCAAAGTCTATAACATTATCACTTTCGGCAATGATTTGCTTAAAATGATTTGCTTTCCTTGTAGTAAGTTACTGTTACCAGCACCCTCaggttcaaaataaaatgttaccaTGTCCATGAAGAAAGTCTAATGGCAAAATCACCATTATTTACTggcaacatttgtttttcatattcagCCTACTAGTAACGTGTGTTTTTGCTACACTAACAAACAAGAAAGTATGTTACATTATACAACATTATAGCAGACActtctatccaaagcgacataaaAACAGTGCATCAATGTCATACAACAAACGACAAAACACATCAGATAAGGaacaattcatatatgattgttcgtaaggccatgaacatatgtcCAGTACATCAAGTCTGGAACTACCATACTGAGACAACTACAActtgaggaactacagtactgagacaaatacaaattctagTTGACTCAAGTCCTAGTTAAAGGTAAACAATACAAGAGGCAAAagactgaaaaacaactgaggaagggggtggcatagtacctggtggtaacaatgtctgggaccccccgccccgccaggaaggtgtccatgagagccccaTCTGAGGGACTCTCACTGTAaaggccctcgtagaactccctggccacctcccggacctcagcctcttcagacaccaccacacctcttGTCCCTCCTTAACTTCTCCATGTTgatcccccagacaaagcgaaTAGCCACCCGGATAAGTAGCTTTGTCCCGGGCTTTGTCCACCCGGGCTtagtctgggggaaacaccctccccacatagagcagaatgggtaggacaattgcgttcaggacaaggatcttacccgccatggtcaagggcagcgcactccagctccggatTTTATTTTTGACGTTGCGGAGGGTTCCCTCCCAGCTagttctctctcctccatcagcctggaaggtcacccccaggagcttgatggcattcctacgcacagggaaggaaacggtcagctcctcactccaatgtggagacaggaacagttcactcttgtccctgttgaccagggcgccagtggccacacagaagttgTCCAGTACCTTGGTGACACAAGCGATGGAATGACTATCTGTGGTGAtgatggcaatgtcgtccatgtacggtCCCCCCTAGCTCCAGGAAGTGGGTAGCTCCCCAcacctggattggccctgatggcctggaggaacagttccaggtagatgatgtacaggagagatgcaagagggcacccctgcctgacgccagacctgactGCAAACAgggccttggaacctccccatcagcgccttcgccatgatcttatagtccttcaggtcccccttctttaggtcaagagctactgagctctgtctcagtgagacGCCTAACCGaccctccctgtacgcagccctgaatACTTCCACCACGTCctccttcaggagatcccagtaAGCCTGAtaaaactcagctgggattGTATCAGGGCCTGAAGCGGTGTTTATTaagggagtgcacggccctggtgagctcctcgGTGCTCAACTCCGCTTCTgtctgctcatctcccaggcgtctgtccaggAAGGTGCCCATGACAtctgagggcctctcgctgtaaagggCCCC is part of the Conger conger chromosome 15, fConCon1.1, whole genome shotgun sequence genome and encodes:
- the LOC133112056 gene encoding histone H2B 1/2-like — protein: MPEPAKPAPKKGSKKAVSKTAAKGGKKRRKTRKESYAIYVYKVLKQVHPDTGISSKAMGIMNSFVNDIFERIAGESSRLAHYNKRSTITSREIQTAVRLLLPGELAKHAVSEGTKAVTKYTSSK